Genomic segment of Paenibacillaceae bacterium GAS479:
GTGTAAAAGAGATAAATTGGAATCATTTGTTGATTACTATTAAAGCGTTATTTTCCGTTTGAAACAGGTATTGAAACTCTTTTTTTGCTAAGTACATAATGAAGGCATACAAATAAAAGAACGGCGGAAAAAGCTCCGGCCGTGTCGATCATCACATCGTACAATCGCCCGTCGCGATTTTGGAAAAGCTGAAGAACCTCCGTAGCTAAGGCGAACAGGAAGGATAGTGCGAGAGAAGGCAGCTTGCGTCCCAGCCAAAACATGAGAAGCAAGTCCAGCATGGCAAAACCTGCGAAATGTCCCAGCTTGACGAGTATCCATTGGCTATGAACATGCCGAATATCAGCCCATCGGAAAAACTCTCGGAAATCCGGCGATGGGTCGAAGGTGAAGGTCAGCTCTTTATACAGCAGAAGCTGCTTTAGGCTCTCGGTACCAGTCAACATAAGCAGCAGTCCGGCCCACAGCAAAACTGCGGCTAGCTTGAGATGTTTCATTTCCATTGTTTATGTCATCCTTTCAAGACTTCTATTAACCGAACGAATTGAATCTTTCTTTTGCTTTGCAGTTTAACCGATTAAAGGCAATCTATTCGACTTTAAAATGAATTATAAAAATATGGAGAGAAATCAAATCTAAAACAAGCCAGACCGTTGAGAAGCTTTAACAGGCTAGCTTGTTTGCTTTTTGTGATGGCAAAAGAGAAAAAGCTGCGTCCTGGGCCTTCTGTCCGTAGACGTTACGAAGAACTTACATTTAATGTAGTAAATGAAGTATTTTGTTTAAACGGCCCCGTAATACTAGTATCCATATACTGTTTATAAAAAGGACCATTCGTATACATGGTTGTTTCAAAAGTTCCCGCTATACTGCCGTCTCGTCGAATGATATTGTAAGCAACGGAAGCTCTATAAACTCGATTTGCACTCACTAAGATTTCGAAGCTATAGATGCCTTCAGGAGGAATTAATCTCATGACCGGGGGGCCATTCTCAAACCCATCGCCTGTAAACGAGACAGGGCTTAACCAGTAGCTTGAAGTCAGATTATTAATGGTAAATCTTTGCGAAGATGTGATTGAGGACGAACCATCGTCCGGCTGACCTGAAGGGGGGGACTGGATTGTAGGTGAGCAAAAAACACTTGCAACAATAACAAGCAGGATGAATAGAACCAAAATAATTCCTATACTTGTTCTTCTAACATTCATAGTTTCAAACTGTCCATTATTCATTTTAATCTTGCTCCTTATACTAGTCTGCTTTCCTCATACATCTCGCAGTTCTCCCTCTTTGTTCCATGGTTCGATAGGGTTAGGATAGACCTATCTGTATTTTATTCATGGCGTTATAGTATCGTTGATGACTAACCTGAACGAAGAGAGGCTTGAAACATACGCTTCAATGGGACCTGTTGTATTGATATTTACAATTCTTGCGGGCCCTTGTCCGATCACCTTTTCAAGTTTAAACAAGACTGTTCCAAGTCCTCTGGGACTTCTATATATAACCTCTGAATAACTTGAGCTAAAGCTGAAAGTAGTTAGATTAATTACGTTTTCTCCTCCGTATGGTGAAAGGAGAGCGGATTGAGGCGGGACTCCATCTCGAGTGATCACGTTTAAAATTAAAGATACACTGCTATAATTGACGATTGTAAAGCTTTGCGTTGAAGTAATACCAACTGAATCGTCATCTGAGCTTTGTCCCGAAGAATTGCTGTCAAGCAAGTATTTTGGAGCCCAGACACGAGTAACGATCACTAGCAAAATAAACAAAACCAATATAATACTCCAGCTTTTGCCTTTAGAATTATTGATCTGGTATCTTTCGATATTCATTGTATATTCCTCCTTGTAATGCTTGTATCAACATCTTATGAGGAATTCATAGAATGGTTCGGGCCTATGTAGGGTGAATGGGAAAATTACTCAGTGATAGGTTTGAAAGTTTTGCCGAATGAGAAGAGACAGAATTGGGGACTAACGCTTGAAAATGAAAATGAAAATGAAAATGGGCATTGGGAGATTGATACGGCTTGTCATTTACGGAACAATTATTTGTGCAGCCTTGTCTGGGTATAGCTTGAATAAGCCAAATTTAAGCTTTGAAAAGGTAAAAACCGCAACGAAGCAAGAGGCCGAATATAAACAGCTTAGCCTCGAGTTGCTGGAAGCTTGAGTTTGGCGATGGTGTATGTATTGATTCGAGACTTTGCGAATAAAAAGCTGCAGATTATGGGCCAGCTGAGAAGGCGGACAGGCGAGATAACCGGAATTGCGGACATTATGCAAAATATTGCGGCGCAAACCAACATATTTTTCTTAAACGCCGCCATTGAGGGCTGGCCGCTCGGGGGAGCACGGAAAAGGGTTGCCGTTGTATCCGACGAAATCCGAAAGCTGGCCGAGCAGTCCAAATATCACTCTTCCAATATCGCGGAAATTATTAAAGACGTTGAAGCTCAGACGGACAAGCGTATGCACTAATCGGACGCGGAGCTCAGGAGGCCAGCAAGGGTGTTGAAGCTATTTCAGCGCTTAGGCAATCCTTCCAGCGGATTGAAAAGGACGCTCAGTCGGTAGCGGAGCAGACGCAGGAGATATCCGCATCAACGGAGGAAATGACGGTTAGTATTGAAGAAATCTCGGCAACGCTTGAAAGTATGGCTAAACGGATCGAGGGCGAGCATAGTTTCTCCGAATCGGTTGATTTGTCGGCCTCTGAACAGCGAAGAGGAATTGAAAAAATTGGCGGGATGATCGTAAATCTCTCCGAAACAAAGACCCGATAAAAAGTAAAAAACCCTTGATATACAAGGGTTTCTTGGTTATGATCTGTAGTGGGCTCGAACCACTGACCCCTACCCTGTCAAGATAGTGCTCTCCCAGCTGAGCTAACAGATCAGATTATTAAGTTCTCGTGAGAACAATTAATAATATATCAGCTTGGAGAATGGGAGTCAACAATTTTTTTAAAATTAATTTTGAAAGTCGCGTCGAAATGCTGTAGAAAAAAAAGAAGAAAAAACGGATAAATGTTGATGAACGGATTTGTCCTCTCCCGTGGTACATTTATACCGTGAGATATCGAGAGAGACACCGACGGATGAAAACTCTCCTTTTTTAATGTCGGATACTTCAACTCTTGGAAGAGATTCGGTTTCAAACCGATAAAAGAGTGCGGCATGATTATCATGACTGCACAATTACGCATGTAAAGTTCGTATCCTTAATTGCAAATCGATTCTTCAGCGTGAATAATTTTAAGCATCACAATTACCGCAGACTAAACAGCAAAAGAGGGCGAAGGCTTGAACCTTAAACCGACAATCGTATTGAAACCGCTAAGTTCTGAGTTGATTGAAGATATCCGTGTAACAAACGAGCCGTTTACACTCATAGGGCGGATCGTGCCTCAACTGCAGAACGGCAAATGGTCCTATGAAGAACAACTGTTCGACGAACCGAAGGTTATTCGCTTTCCCGACGATCAGTTGAACTGGGAAGACTATATCGACCAGGAGGACAAGGCTTTGTTCTTGGCTTATATCGGATCAACATGTATCGGA
This window contains:
- a CDS encoding VanZ like family protein, translating into MEMKHLKLAAVLLWAGLLLMLTGTESLKQLLLYKELTFTFDPSPDFREFFRWADIRHVHSQWILVKLGHFAGFAMLDLLLMFWLGRKLPSLALSFLFALATEVLQLFQNRDGRLYDVMIDTAGAFSAVLLFVCLHYVLSKKRVSIPVSNGK